CTCCTTATCCTAATGTAGCCACTCAGTTTCCCCTCTGCCTGCTTCTCAATGCTAACGTTCACCAATGCATCCTCTCCAAACACACTCTTTGCATACAGATTAGCTGCAAGAAATCCACAATCCCCATCCAGAGCAGATCTGAAGGACATCCATTGAAGTGGAAATTAGATATTTGATTGAGCTTATATTTCAATGATTGAGTATAAAGAAGGAAAGGATCCAGAAGTGGTTAAGCTAATGATAAAATCTATTAACATCTTTGTGAAAGAGATCAACAATAAATTTGGAGGATTAGAAACGTACAGTGGGGTGAGGCACTTCATGTTTGTTGACTTAACAATGtgattcaaaaattccttctcatCCTGAATTGTAGTGTTCACCGCCACCTAAAAATGAATGAATGAGAAAGATAACTCATTATAAATTCAAATAGTAGACATGCATGATCCCTTGATAAACAAAGTAAATCCAGAATGCCATAAAAAAAATGGTAAGATATaaatgaaagaaaaacaaaaaaaaaaaaatcaaggaagcCAGAATGCTGCACTATTAGATCAAGAatgagaagataaaaaaaaaggtgCACCTAGCTCTGGCACTTGCTTCTTTCCTTAAAGACAAGCACGATAGGTTTACAGTCAGCAATGCACGTCATATGCTGCTTTCCTAATACAGCATATGATGTACCCGCTCTAAAGTAAGCAAAATAACAATCATGCCTTCTAAACAAGCATATTCACAAGCCCTTTCTTCATAAGTGTTGTTGATTTCAACCAGAATTATAGCCTTGTAAACTAAAGAATTACAATAGACCTACCAAACTTATGCATACAAACTGTTCCACCGATGGATACCAATACATGACTATTCAATCTATGTTTAGCTCTGTTTGGATCCATCTTAAAATAATGTTGGATCAAACCTACATAGAAAATACAAAAAGACAAATATAAATCCACATATTCAAATTAATATCCATATCTTGTTCTAGTTGCCTTTGGACTTTGGTCAAGGCTATGTGCAGCATAGGacaaataccaaaaaaaataaaaaaacatatGGAGAATAACTAACTGTAACATTTGTAACACCATGGAATCAGTTAGAATTATGTACATTATTAGCGTCTATGGTGACTACATTGTGAAACATATCTTAAGCAATGGATGGAAAAAATACCTTGTTTTCCCACTCAAATTCTGCCCACATAGTTCTAAATGCCACATCAGCACAGGTAGCAGGAGAAATGTAGTCCATGATGTCAATGTGAATGTCATTAAGGACAATCACCATCCGATCAAGCACATTTGAAGTCTCATACACGATGTTACCAAATACGACTCCAGTTTCTGTTGAAGAGACCTTAATATTGGCCTTGATCTGCTTGCTTGACTCTGGTGCTAGTGTATAGTTCTGTGGGCGCTCTACAAGTTTGAGGTCTCCCATGGTTGCCAGTTCCAAACACAAGTTCTGAAGAGTATCCTTTGTACGATTGATAATTGTGACATCAAGGACAATATCATAATGATGAACTGTCACGTAGGCTTCAGCATACACTGGATCACTAAATCCTGTGAGTTGAAGAATGCGATTCAGTTTATTTGCATCATCCTCATCCTTAGTAAACTCTCCTGTTGCTCGTTTTAAATCATCTTGAACCTCATCCTCCAACTCAAGCTGGCTCATACCCTACAAAGAAAGGATGTCATCAAGATCATATTTGAAGGAATAAACCATTTATAATTGCAAGTTGTCTGAGAAAAGACTATGGACTCAATAGCATCAAACAGGCGACCGCCAATGAGCAAATCATGTATTCCACACAGCAGTGCTAATCCTTCTTGTAAAGCCGAAAACAGAAGATAACAAAGTCATTGgtaatttaaaattagaaacagCCTTACAAAACAGTTGATTTACAACAATTTGAGCAATGAAAACATCAACTAAAATTATTCTCTTAACATAAAATTAACAGATTTACCCCCAACAAAGGCAACCATGGAGCAAAATTCCTGTATGACAAGCCAATTCAGTTCTCAACCATCAATagtttttcttaaagaaaaaaaaagagtataACCATTCATGATATACACCAAAGTGTCAAGAAAGTTTAGACATATTAACAACATTAGTAGCAATTCAGGAAATATAACTTCCATCATGGCATAACACGTGTTCTCACCATAGAATAAAAAATGCAACTAATCACTCAATAATCCCAGCAGCCAAGCTACAGGGAACTCTGCACCATGATTGGTTACCAAAACTTCACCTTTACAGCTAATTCCAAGGGCAACAAAaagagcatccttaaacaatacTGACTGAATTTACAGATTAACCAGGTCAAATATTAGATGACCCAGCTTGACCTGAAAAGGCCCGGTCCAGTACAACCTCTAAATCCATGACTCACCTTGTAACCATGTTTAGCTTTGTAGGCTAGGTACTAGTGATATTTATTTTAGGTTAAAGGCACAATTATAGTTGAACCATGTTCTTGATAATGACATTGGTGGTAGCAATCCACACTAGTACCCATAGTTCTTAACATATAACATAAATGTCTTTTTTAAGTTCTTCTTCtaaacaaaaaaaagaatagtgtacttttcttttcttttgtattgTGCACAAGCCTAGACCTAATCTAACATAAACATGAACGTACCTGATTAAATTTGGGTCATGCCAAACTTGGCCCAACCATTATGACCCAATGGATATAAGATATTTTGCATGGATCTGGAATGACCTGACAGGTTAATCAATGGGTCCGGTCTATAAAAGAAAACCAAAATGGGTCCTAGTTATGCTTGCCCCTATCTGGCTGGGTCCAATTGCAAGCCTAATAAATTGGATATTGCTTTAATTTTTGCAAAGTCAGTAAAGCTTCAGCCAGAATGGACTTTATCTGCCTGAAAGAGGGACCTCCCTTCCTCACTCCACAAAAAAAAGTTTCGACAGGGCAGTCCACTCAACATCCAAGATTGCAGGTGCTGGTTACTTATTGGATCAAAAGGAGGTCAAACTGTTGCGACTGCATCCCTTCATCTCACTACAAAATTTAGTGATACAAGCTGAGCTGATGGAAACTTGATAGTAATGAAGTATCTTAAATTTGTTAGACCAAAAACATTATTTGAGAGGGAGATTCAACTTCAACAGGAGAGTGGTTGAAAACAATTTGATGTCTTGATACTGGCACATTATTGCTCACTCAAGATAAGAGCCATAGGAAACAGATTGGATTACACTTGGGTAGGGACATTTCCAAAAGCTAATGGTCCGGCAAATCGGGTGTTGACATTTGCACTGAAAAATGGACTTAAGTCCATGTAGATATTAGAACTCTAAAAAGACTTGAAATAGTTCTTAAAAACATAAACCTGGGCTACTTCGAAATGCTTTAATGCAATATTTTATGCTTTGCTTTgttatcaaaaaattatcttcatcCAAATAGGCAGCGTAGCAACTTTCCATCTCGGAAAGAACATGTTCTGCTCACAACAAAAAACCAAACATTACTACCACTCATCCTACATTTTACTCCTATCCTGAAACTCACTTTCTCTCTGGCTGTGCAGCTAAAAAGCAACAAAATATTGGAATATTTACATTGAACCCCTCCATTCTTTTTCATTGGTATGATCATCGACGACAAAGTTCCTCCTCCTAATTCACTTCCACACCAATATCCTATTCATGGCCTTTGGTCCCTTGATTTCAAGGCACTGTTAGCATGTAGCATCACAAGCAATTGCCCAGCTGATAAAGACAAATTCTCTGCTGCCACTGGTTTAATCCTCCACTAAAAAATCAATTAGCATGCTCACTTAGCTAAAATATAAACCAATTGTACCCTAAAATTAGCCTCGTACAGCACACGCACTTTCATGAATGGTGGCATCCAAAATGAAATGGTAAGCAAGTTTGCAATTTGAGTGATTTGGGCATGTTAAAGAGTATTATAAACATACAATTACATATCATCTATAGTCATCAATATCAAATGACaagatatttatgatctaatgttTTAAAGGAtgtcatataaaaaataataataataagggaATAATTCTATACTTCCTTACCTTCCTGCTCTTTAAATGGTAGAAATCAATAAGATCATCCGGTTGTGCATGAGATATCTGAGCCTTCGCTTTAATCTCCTCCGTCTCCCGGAGCTGCTTATCTGCAAGCATCTTAGCAAAACTTTGGCGGCAAGACTGTAACCATATCTTCCTCACTTTGTCACCAGTATTGCAGAGTAACCTTATGCAGAGGACAATTCTGTCATAAGAATCATTATCGATCGGGTGGGGAAGAACTGAAGACTGCCCTAATTGAAGCATAGAAACCATTATCAATAGGGCTCCACCACATGCTTTGTTCACCTCGGCCTTGGATGGCTGGACCTCCTCCAACCTCAAAACTAGTTTCGTTAAAGTGCATGCCACGACTGCCCCTAAGAAGAAGTCTCCTGCCAGAATCAGGGACCTCAGATTCCGAGGTGAAGCCAAGGATCCGGGGACAAAGGTGGGGGCTGAGAAAGCAATCTCAGAAGCAGCACTCTGCGTCGCATAGGTCCCGTCGGCAAGAACAGCTGGCCTTCTAGAAGCAGCAGTGACCGAAGAGTTCATCTGCTGCGGCTTTTTCAAAGAATTGgctgcctcctgctcctctatAGCAGTGTAGAATGGGAGATCCCCAAGGCATTGCTTGATGGTAGCGATCCCACTCTCTACTTCGGAGAGGGAGAGACAGTACTCCCCGATGATCCAGAGAGCACACGAGCAGACGAGGGCAGCCCGAATCTGGTAGAAAGTGTCGAGCAGCCTCGTGATTACGGACACCCTGAGCTTCGGGTTGGTCTCGGTGATCTCCCTCACGAAGAGCACGACGTCGATCGCAGAGGCAACGTTGCTGTCGCCCAAGAAGTCCATCAGCAGGTGGACGACGGTGCTGGCGACCTCTGGGAATTTCAAGGCGCAGGAATGAATGGCCTGGACGAGCATCTGGCGGTACTCACCGTTCTTCTCATGCTCGGCGCTCTGGGTCTTGACGACCTCCTTCTTGAGGGTGAGGACGACCTCGTCAACGTTCCTTGGGGTGATGAGATCGAGGGCGATGTCGAGGGTCTTGCGGCGGATGTCAAGGTTGGGGCTGGCGAGGGCGCGGAGGACGTCCATGATCATCTCGACCATGGTCTCTCGGTGGCAGGACTTGAGCTCGGCGAGGCGGTCGAGGATGATGAGCTTGACATTGTTGTCGCTCTGAGAGAGGAGGAGCTGGCAGTAGGTGTTGGCGGCGGCGCGGATGGCGGTGGGGGCGGAGGAGAGGGAGACGAGGGCGCCGGCGCACTCGTAGACGACGGCGGCGGAGGGGGCGGCGAGGAGGGAGATGATGATCTTAATGTAGCGGCCCTTCTCGGCGGGTTTGGAGCGGCAGACCTTGCAGACGAGGTCGAGGGCGACCATCTGCATGAGCTCGCCCCAGCCGGCGACGGCGTCGACGTGGGCCAGGAGGTGGGCGACGGCGCGGTCCTGGGAGCAGTGGCAGAGCATCAGGAAGGCGTTGCGGCGGGCGGAGAGATCCTGCTCGGAGTCGAGGGCGCGCCCCACGGTATCCGGGGCGTCAGGGAGGAGCTGCTCGCCCTGGGGGAGACGGTATATGGCAGCGACGGCAAGGAGGGcgtggcggcggacgaaggggtgGCGGTGCTCCAGGTTAGAGAGGACGGATGGGATCAACGGCTCGAGGAGCTCCGGCTCGGGGAGGCGGCAGAGGAAGCGGAGGGTGACGCCGCGGAGGTACTCGTTTGGGTGCTGGAGGTTGTTGCGGAGGTTCTGGCAGATAAGGATCATCTCCGGGAGGACGCGGCCGCGGGCGTCGGTCTTGTCGATGATCTCCAGGTACAGCAATAGGAGCTTCTGAATGGTGTGGTCCTCCGAGGGGAGCACGTAGCGGACGATGGTGATGAAGAGCTGGGGTAGGGTCTCGCCGTTCAGGAGGAGCATGATGGCCTTCTTCATCGCGTCGATCTTCGCCGGGACGTCGTTGCTTTCCATGGCCTCCTTGATCTCGTTCGCCATCGCCGGCATACCCTTATCGAAGTGGACCAGCAGCGCACAAGACTTCTccatatttttttcttgtttcgATTCGAAACAACAAACCCCTTCCCTCTCGCTGCTGCTAACTAGTCGGCACCATCTATTCTtataagaggaggagaagagggatgaAGAAGAGCTCCAATGGGGTCCGGATCTGGAGGAAGGAATCTAGAATTGGAGCATTTCGGATAAAAATACGGTGAAATTAGAGAAGAAGAGGTTGCGTGAGAACCGGATCTCGAGAGGGAAACCTGCCTTTAGAATCGAAGCATTTGTGTTCGGATCAAAAAAGATATCAACTGCGACGTGGCATGTCAGAAGGAACAGAGATAACAAGTTAATCAAACCTAGGAAATATTGGCATTTTCctcagaaaagaggaagagaaggagaagaaaggttAGAGAAGAAGAATGGCGTGCCGCGTGTCTTTGAATGAGCACAGCGATCGGATTATCGGAAACGACGCGCGCAAGCGGGGGAGGCTGAAACAGGGAAAGAAGACGAACCGGAAGCGTTTTGTCATGGTAGTTATGGTATTATGGATGGGTTACGGGTTCTTCCTTGAACGCCCGGCCCGCTTTACCCGCAAGCCTACGCGGTATTAAGATTTGGCCCGCCTATTCTCAATACATACCCAACCCAGCAGATTATATTCACGGATAACAAATTCAGCCATGCAGGGACGCCCATGAGGTTGCTCTGAAGCTCTCTTCTGCGACATGGTACTTAGGCAAAATTTTTGCATTCAATGAAATCAATTTAGAAGGTATttgatttaagaaatattaagagtAATTTAGAATGGATTGGTGATGTATGAAGATTCAAGCTCATTGTGACGCATCAGGTGCATATCAGCTTTTTTCAAGCGGCCTAATTGTTGTGATTTGCCCGACCTCTGGTCGGCAAGTATCTATCCCGACTGCTGGTCGGAGGCTATTCTGTTTGATCTTTCATCGATATATTCTTGATCCGAACTCTTGGATGGAAAAAGTTTGATCCAACCCTTAGTCAGCATGCCACACTCTCTGTTCTCTCCTCAAAAATAGATTGATCGGACTCAGATCCAAAAGACAAGCGCTAACTGGCCATAACTGTCAATACTATCTGGCCATAGCTGTTAATGCTATATGGGCGtaactgcctgatcttgaaaatctTTCAGATATAACTATCTGATTTTGAGAATCACAATCAAATAACTGCACTAGATTTGGTTAGCTTGTCTATCAAAAATGATTACACAGTCGTTTCCTCTATAAATACTTGAGCCCTGAGGATCCAGATAAGTAATTCATCTCAGAGAGCTAAAACTCTGCTTCTTTGTTTGCGCATTCTAACTTGAGTGTCTGAGAATCTTCGTCGGAGTACAATCCTCCGGCTCGAATTTTTTTGTAGGTTGCTCCAGCACTGTGCTTCTCGATTTTTCAGCGTCAACTAGAAACAAGCCGCAATAGATAGAGGAAAGGCCGAATCTCAAGTCCTATAGAAAGAAGTAGACAAGTTAGAACTCTCAAAGATGGCTCCACGCAGGACTTTCTCTCGGCGAACCAACACCTCCACCTCCTGACAGGTACAGAATGAAATAAATCACTCTGCTCCTATGCCTCCGGTGATGGTGGAGGTTCCTGCATCGGTGCAGCAATCCGTGGCGGTGACCATGGAGTAATTCAACCACCTTTTCTAGTGGGTGCAGTAATTAACAGCTGTCATTCAGGTAGCGATCCAGCCTCTGCTGGCTTCACAGCCGACGAATCAAATCCAGTGACCAGTGGTGGATCATATCCAAAAACTAAGGAGATGGTGGTCTCCGAGTCCTTGATCGGAGCATGATTCAACCTCCGATCAATGATCTCCTCTGCACTCTGAGATGCATACTAATAGAGATGTAGAAGTCGAAAGAAGACTTTAAAAAATGGATCGAAGGATCCAGCAGATTTGCAGCAACCCGTCAGCCTCATTCGACAGGTTCGATTCTGAACTGCCTTTCGTGGCGAGCATCCTCCAGGAACCTATCCCACCAAACATCAAAGTTCCTCAGCTGGAGAGCTATGATGGGACCACAGATCTCGTCGATCATATCAATAGCTTTCAAGTAGTCATGCTCCTTCAGGAAGCCTCCGATGCTATCCTGTGCCAAGTATTCTCCTCCACTTTAAAGGAGACGATCCGACATTGGTACTCCAGTCTGAAGTCAATTTTTATTCACTCTTTTTGACAGCTGAGCCAAGCCTTTATTGCCCACTTCATCATTAGTCGATGATAACAAAAGCACTCGGACTAT
Above is a genomic segment from Elaeis guineensis isolate ETL-2024a chromosome 1, EG11, whole genome shotgun sequence containing:
- the LOC105039306 gene encoding coatomer subunit beta-1; this translates as MEKSCALLVHFDKGMPAMANEIKEAMESNDVPAKIDAMKKAIMLLLNGETLPQLFITIVRYVLPSEDHTIQKLLLLYLEIIDKTDARGRVLPEMILICQNLRNNLQHPNEYLRGVTLRFLCRLPEPELLEPLIPSVLSNLEHRHPFVRRHALLAVAAIYRLPQGEQLLPDAPDTVGRALDSEQDLSARRNAFLMLCHCSQDRAVAHLLAHVDAVAGWGELMQMVALDLVCKVCRSKPAEKGRYIKIIISLLAAPSAAVVYECAGALVSLSSAPTAIRAAANTYCQLLLSQSDNNVKLIILDRLAELKSCHRETMVEMIMDVLRALASPNLDIRRKTLDIALDLITPRNVDEVVLTLKKEVVKTQSAEHEKNGEYRQMLVQAIHSCALKFPEVASTVVHLLMDFLGDSNVASAIDVVLFVREITETNPKLRVSVITRLLDTFYQIRAALVCSCALWIIGEYCLSLSEVESGIATIKQCLGDLPFYTAIEEQEAANSLKKPQQMNSSVTAASRRPAVLADGTYATQSAASEIAFSAPTFVPGSLASPRNLRSLILAGDFFLGAVVACTLTKLVLRLEEVQPSKAEVNKACGGALLIMVSMLQLGQSSVLPHPIDNDSYDRIVLCIRLLCNTGDKVRKIWLQSCRQSFAKMLADKQLRETEEIKAKAQISHAQPDDLIDFYHLKSRKGMSQLELEDEVQDDLKRATGEFTKDEDDANKLNRILQLTGFSDPVYAEAYVTVHHYDIVLDVTIINRTKDTLQNLCLELATMGDLKLVERPQNYTLAPESSKQIKANIKVSSTETGVVFGNIVYETSNVLDRMVIVLNDIHIDIMDYISPATCADVAFRTMWAEFEWENKVAVNTTIQDEKEFLNHIVKSTNMKCLTPLSALDGDCGFLAANLYAKSVFGEDALVNVSIEKQAEGKLSGYIRIRSKTQGIALSLGDKITLKQKGGS